DNA from Solenopsis invicta isolate M01_SB chromosome 4, UNIL_Sinv_3.0, whole genome shotgun sequence:
TTCCAACTCCGAATTTTTCAAACTCATTTCCAAAACCAAAGAATTTCTTTCTAATAACCCCGATTTAATTCTTACTAGAGCAGATAAGGGCAACACTACTGTCGCCATGAATCGTCttgactataaaaataaaatgactgCATTACTGTCAGACGAagatacatacaaaaaaattgccAAAGATCCTATCCGACAAATAACAAGCAAGTCGAGGTTGCTTCTTGCGAGATGGAGAGATTCTGATTATATATCCAATGTAAAATACAGAACACTTTATTGTAGTGATGGGACACTCCCGAGAGCCTATGGGTTGCCAAAGCTGCATAAAGTCGGTAACCCTCTACGAATTATTATATCCTCCATTGACAGTCCACTGTATGATCTTGCTAGTTATTTGCACACGACAATATCCAAGAGCGTACCGGAGGCAAACAGCCACGTTAGTGACAGTTTTCAACTGGTGAATAAGCTTTCCGGTGCACAGCTTGATGAtaactttattcttatttctCTCGATGTGGTATCCCTTTTTACTAATATACCAATCGAGTTAGCCATTAACAGTATCTCTAATAGATGGgaatatatctcaaaaaattgcAAGATTCCTAAAGCCGAATTTCTGAATGCCGTACGCTTCGTCTTAGAATCaacgtattttaaatttgacgataTTACATACAAACAAAACTTTGGCACGCCCATGGGTTCTCCTTTGTCTCCTATCATCGCGGACCTGGTGCTGCAGGACCTTGAGACGGAGGTGCTAAGTGCATTGGATTTCCAAGTACCCTTCTTTCTTCGATATGTTGATGATATCGCCACGGCGGTTCCTCGAGACATGGTGAATTTtacattagataaatttaactcATTCCACCCGAGATTACAATTCACCATTGAAATTGGAAACGAAAGGTTGAATTTTTTGGACACCACTATCATCCTGAACGAAAAAACTGTTGAGTTTGATTGGTATCACAAGCCAACTTTTTCGGGGCGATACCTTAATTTCCACTCTTGGCACCCTGTCTCACAGAAACGCGGCGTTGTCATATGTCTTGTCGACCGAGTTTTTCTTTTGTCCCACCCGAAATATCACAGGAAGAACTTGGAATTCACCGTCAGCATCCTTTTAGAAAATGGCTATCCTcttgactttatttttaaaatcattcgaGAACGACTCAGATGCCTTTTCGTGGGGAGATCAAAAAAACAGTTACTTGACAATACatctgaagaattaaaaaaaatctcttggtTCACCGTTCCGTATGTTCCCTCAATTTCAGAaagattcataaatatttttagaaattccaATTCAAAAACCgctttttatagtttaaataaattgagtAGATTCATTAAGGTTCAAAAAGATACTCTTCCAATTTCTTCCTGTAAGGACGTTGTTTACAAGATCTCATGTCGTGATTGCGATGCGTCTTATGTCGGACAAACTGGCAGACAAGTTAAAACCCGCATTTCAGAACACCGTAACCATATTCGCAGAAACGTCTCTTCTCAGTCCGTTATCACTGACCACAGGATTGAGTGCGGTCATGATTTCGACTGGGATGGCGTTAAGGTTCTCGATCATGAGAAATCTTATCATAAGCGActgatttctgaaattttatatattaaacaacaatGTAACGGGCTCAATTTACAATCTGACACGGATTTCTTACACCACGCATATTTATCTATTGTCGACAGTTTATAGCTTGTTTTGCTATCTATTTATCCTCATCTGTATGTTTGTTTATCTCTCCGGATATCTGTTCGTACCGGCAGCACCAGTTCCCTTCTCATTTCAAGTTTGACCGTTGTACAGACAAGACGTTCTCGATTTGTCTCAATttcaattacttatttatttacgccTTTTGACATGTGGTTATTTGCGCtgacaaaattcttttgtacatgGACAACTACTGACGTTGAGgtgagtttttattttacaattaatttaaattagtaCTCATTATAACTTTCCTGCCATAGTCCGAATCATGTTCCGATTTTCGAGCCTAACAACTCGTATAAGCGTTACATCTTCC
Protein-coding regions in this window:
- the LOC120357669 gene encoding uncharacterized protein LOC120357669, coding for MRYHTHNGFFNFIHSVFGPHAKSLLKDWIKYNKIYIKCTLREKFLRFCQTHNIVPTHLHNIYNSEPVFHHPKIKTKFQHNIDMFIMKTLRLEINDTCRLTNYSRLRIFRLARGISNCLPFQTYNSFFRKQHVSLQSFYNTQHQNMNKKISWLLEKHNKFKHRQLLPIQYYYNIPDTHNSISSPSISAHSFSFSHTPTTSDLDTLSTNKINLDPQIFYNNLPSPSLTSIRDKWLSNLSSTDIPEDIQCFLQLGDNFSLPCNNYKNILFEFIKSIENNIKKLPDSTRSEIRNHSIPIINKLKSFSSHSASNSEFFKLISKTKEFLSNNPDLILTRADKGNTTVAMNRLDYKNKMTALLSDEDTYKKIAKDPIRQITSKSRLLLARWRDSDYISNVKYRTLYCSDGTLPRAYGLPKLHKVGNPLRIIISSIDSPLYDLASYLHTTISKSVPEANSHVSDSFQLVNKLSGAQLDDNFILISLDVVSLFTNIPIELAINSISNRWEYISKNCKIPKAEFLNAVRFVLESTYFKFDDITYKQNFGTPMGSPLSPIIADLVLQDLETEVLSALDFQVPFFLRYVDDIATAVPRDMVNFTLDKFNSFHPRLQFTIEIGNERLNFLDTTIILNEKTVEFDWYHKPTFSGRYLNFHSWHPVSQKRGVVICLVDRVFLLSHPKYHRKNLEFTVSILLENGYPLDFIFKIIRERLRCLFVGRSKKQLLDNTSEELKKISWFTVPYVPSISERFINIFRNSNSKTAFYSLNKLSRFIKVQKDTLPISSCKDVVYKISCRDCDASYVGQTGRQVKTRISEHRNHIRRNVSSQSVITDHRIECGHDFDWDGVKVLDHEKSYHKRLISEILYIKQQCNGLNLQSDTDFLHHAYLSIVDSL